Proteins encoded together in one Lathyrus oleraceus cultivar Zhongwan6 chromosome 5, CAAS_Psat_ZW6_1.0, whole genome shotgun sequence window:
- the LOC127083725 gene encoding manganese-dependent ADP-ribose/CDP-alcohol diphosphatase, whose product MVPGVATAQPLFSFGLISDVQYADIPDGRSFLGVPRYYKHSILILQRAVKEWNAHQKHKFVINFGDIVDGFCPKDQSIDAVKKVVDEFEMFRGPVYHMIGNHCLYNLPRSKLLPLLKIQTLDGCAYYDFSPVPEYRFVVLDSYDISAIGWSRDHPKTLEALKLLREKNPNEDKNSPTNLKGLERRFLMFNGGIGKEQMDWLDGVLQNATKLKQKVVVSSHLPLDPCATSEEALLWNCDEVMNLIHRYKCVKVILAGHDHKGGYSIDSHGVHHRVFEAALECPPGTDAFGSVYVYDDRISLVGTDRMASTDMHFSPQ is encoded by the coding sequence ATGGTGCCCGGGGTTGCCACTGCACAGCCTCTTTTTtcatttggattgatttctgaCGTCCAATATGCCGACATTCCTGATGGTCGCTCATTCCTTGGTGTTCCACGGTATTATAAGCATAGTATTCTTATTTTGCAGAGAGCAGTTAAAGAATGGAATGCTCATCAGAAGCATAAGTTTGTGATTAATTTTGGCGATATTGTTGATGGGTTTTGTCCCAAAGATCAATCTATTGATGCTGTAAAGAAAGTTGTGGATGAATTTGAAATGTTCAGGGGACCTGTGTATCATATGATTGGAAATCACTGTCTGTACAATCTTCCTCGAAGCAAGTTACTTCCATTATTGAAGATCCAAACCCTTGATGGTTGTGCTTACTATGATTTCTCACCAGTTCCGGAATATAGATTTGTAGTTCTGGATAGCTATGACATCAGTGCCATTGGGTGGTCTCGAGATCATCCAAAAACATTGGAGGCCTTGAAATTGCTAAGAGAGAAGAATCCAAATGAAGATAAGAACAGTCCAACAAACTTGAAGGGGCTTGAAAGAAGGTTTCTTATGTTTAATGGAGGCATTGGAAAGGAACAAATGGATTGGCTAGATGGTGTTCTCCAGAATGCAACCAAATTGAAACAGAAGGTGGTTGTCTCTTCCCATCTGCCTCTAGATCCTTGTGCTACATCCGAGGAGGCGCTGTTGTGGAATTGTGATGAAGTGATGAATTTGATACACAGATACAAATGTGTTAAGGTCATTCTTGCTGGACATGATCATAAAGGTGGGTACTCCATTGATTCTCATGGGGTACACCATAGAGTTTTTGAAGCCGCGCTTGAATGTCCTCCTGGCACAGATGCATTTGGAAGCGTTTATGTCTATGATGACAGGATATCACTGGTAGGAACTGACAGAATGGCGAGTACAGACATGCATTTTAGTCCTCAATAA
- the LOC127083726 gene encoding uncharacterized protein LOC127083726, translating into MMQLSDTTDSTTLGYWLNWRVYLCVFSVLLCMVLASFTIWKRESSRNLTFDKRENQQDRDLCGDEAWKPCLKSIHPACLLAFRVVSFASLLASLIAKLHVTRGVTFYYYTQWTFTLVTIYFGCGSMLSVYGCYMYRKSTETTFNEDVTRIDEEQGPYLPLLYQDATNVSRTEPLANTNINIQKNQHAPIWSYIFHILFQISAGAVMLTDCVYWLIIFPFLTLRDYDLNFMTVNMHTVNFVLLFGDAALNCLRIPWSGMSFFVLWTGVYVIVQWIIHACVSIWWPYPFLDLSSPYAPLWYLLLALMHIPCYGFFMLVLEMKHYFLSKWFPSSYQC; encoded by the exons ATGATGCAATTGAGCGATACAACCGATTCAACCACCCTCGGTTATTGGTTAAATTGGAGGGTTTATTTGTGTGTATTTTCTGTTTTGCTGTGTATGGTTCTTGCATCTTTTACAATATGGAAGCGCGAAAGTTCAAGGAACCTCACATTTGACAAACGAGAAAACCAGCAAGATAGGGATTTGTGTGGCGATGAAGCGTGGAAGCCATGCCTTAAAAGCATTCATCCTGCTTGTTTGCTAGCTTTTCGAGTTGTTTCGTTCGCTTCTCTTCTGGCGTCGCTAATTGCCAAACTCCATGTTACCCGCGGCGTAACATTTTACTATTACACTCA GTGGACCTTCACTCTGGTTACGATTTATTTTGGG TGTGGATCTATGCTATCAGTTTATGGGTGTTATATGTATAGAAAATCAACAGAGACCACCTTTAATGAGGATGTTACTAGAATAGATGAAGAGCAAGGTCCATATTTGCCTCTCTTATACCAGGATGCCACAAATGTATCTAGAACGGAACCCCTAGCGAATACTAACATTAACATACAAAAGAATCAACATGCACCCATTTGGAGTTacatttttcatattttattcCAG ATTAGTGCAGGAGCCGTCATGCTTACGGATTGCGTTTATTGGCTCATTATTTTTCCATTCCTTACCCTGAGAGATTATGATTTAAACTTT ATGACAGTGAACATGCATACAGTAAATTTTGTTTTGCTCTTTGGTGATGCAGCTTTAAATTGCCTG CGAATACCTTGGTCTGGGATGTCTTTCTTTGTGTTATGGACAGGTGTTTATGTAATTGTTCAGTGGATAATTCATGCTTGCGTCTCAATTTG GTGGCCTTACCCATTTCTTGATTTGTCATCACCTTATGCACCCTTGTG GTACTTGTTGCTGGCATTAATGCATATTCCATGTTATGGCTTCTTTATGCTGGTTCTAGAAATGAAACATTATTTCTTATCCAAATGGTTCCCATCCTCTTATCAGTGCTAA